From the genome of Sinanaerobacter sp. ZZT-01:
GCAAGAGATTTACTAGCCAGTTTTTAGGTAATTATGCAGGAAAGAGTGAAAGTACATTTAATGCTGTATTGAATGAAATATATGATTTTGAGAATGGTTGTAATCGTGATGAAATTTCTTTCACAGGGTTATTAAAAGTAATGCAAGAGAAATCCGGTATAGATGATACAATTTTAATTTCTAATATGAATAAAGGTTATAACCTTATAGATACTGTATTTAGAAAAATGGGTATTGGGTCTTACTCCTGTGTTGAAGAGTATTTGTGTGATTGTAGTCCCGAGAGTTTATTTACTCAAGATGAATTAGTGAATATGTTTAACGGTATTAGACCAATGAAGAAACAAGACACAAAGTATGATGAAGATGAGGTTATAGATTTGTTTGAAGATGATGAGGAATTAGAACCAGATGAAGATAAAGAACCAAAAAACAGGTTTGAGACTTCAACTTCTAAACCACTTGAAAATACGGTAAAAAGCAAAGTAGCTACTCAACCACAACCTTATAGTACTTCTCAAAAACCAGTTGAGAAAAACAAAGAAGTTAAAATACATGCAGAGCCTTTGAACATTGATAAAAGTCCGTATACTTCCTATAAGCAAGCAGGTATAGAGAACACAAATATAGCTAAAACAGTAACTCTACATAAAATTTCTAACATCATTATAAAAGATATTATTAGAGCTTTTGACGGTGTTGATAGAATTACGTCTTTTGTTGTTGATATGAATGAAAAATTGATTATAAATGATGTTTATTATCAACCTACTTTTAATGAATCATTCATTAATTCTTTACCTATTGATTTAGAAGAGAAAGTGCAAAGTGGTAGATTAGCAGAGTTGTTTTTCTTTAAAGATTTATTTAGATTTAATAACCTACATACTTTTATAATTGAAAATGAGATACTTGCTCATGGTCGTATAGCAAAAGAATTAGGGTTATTACCAAGGTCTGGTGTAATTGGTGGTTTTGGTTTTACAATTGGTGGGGGTAAAAAGTATAGTCACTTATTTAAAAAATTTCCTGTATTGCAGTACATAAGGATAGGTTCTAAAATTGAATATTATAGGGATAATCCTGATGCAGTTACAGATGAGGATAAATTACTTGATAGCTATAAAAAGAAACCACACAGAACAATAGCACAACAAGGTAATGGGTATAGCCGTATGGATGCTGTTTGGGATTCGAGTCCAGTAAGGCTTATGGCGGGTGCTTTTGGTTGGACAATGGCGCTTAAAACAGCAGTATTAGCTGCAACTATATTTGGTCCTTGGGGCTTAGCTTTTGGAGCTATTGTTGCAGCTAAGACCTATAAACATGTTAAAGAGAACATAGTTGTTAATTCAAATTCTGAATTAGGTAAGAAAAAAGAAGAAAAACAAGGACAAAGTACAAAAGCAAAAAGAAATGATAAATGGGGAGAATGAGAATAAGAGAGAAGGAGTTCAAGTAAACTCCTTCTCTTTTTACATAAGACACAGTGTTAATAAAAAATTCGCATGTTTTATAGAATAAGAGCATGTGTCCTAAAATATTGGACAGTAAGAAATATATTAAGTATAAGAAGTGGGGATAGCCTTCCTCCACTATTATAAGGTGCTTACAACCTTCTACTTAGTAGTAAAGGGCGACTAAGGTACTTCCTTAGTCTGTGTATCTCCCACAAGAACCTGTAGATTAACTGGACGTATGATTTGGTGTGTTTTGTAAAAACGATAAATTTACTGTAATGGGGTCAGCAATCGAAAAATGTTGATAGTCGGCAGGCGACGATAAAAGGAGATTATAGTGATAGTAGAATAATTAAGGTGCAACTCCTTAAATCACTTGAGATACGTCTGAACACCGTATCTTTCTTTTTCCAATATTTTATTTACTTGAGAGTAGGGTTCCTAACAACCCTACTCTCATATTTTTTTATCTAAATTTTATGTAGTCATATTTTTCATCTTAAATTGAATAGGTTTTTTTTTCTTTTTACACTGATTTTCGTGTGGATATTTTAGAAAATAAACCTCAATTTTGCTCTAATTTATGGTTAATGGGGTTATTTGTGCAGATGCATTCCAACTCGCAAGGTTTAAACGAGTTTTAAACCACCCTGGACGAGTTATAAGGGGTCTTTATAGTGTGAGTAGGGTAATTCTACCCTTTGGGTGTAGAAAGCCGTTACAGGGCGAATTTGACCACTATTAAAAATCTCTTGATGTTAAAAAATCAAGAGAAATCAAGGATTCGACATCTTAACATCATTAAAAATAAAGACTTTGATTCTAAAACATCAAAGGATTTGATGTTAAAGAGTCAAGCTTTGATTTCAAAACATCAAGCAGTTGATGTTTTAACGTCAAGAATTAATTTTTTAACATCAAGAAAAAAGGCCTTCCCGATTCAAAAAAGTTACGTTAGGATGATGTCACAAAATCAAGAAAACGAAGGAGTTGATTAGGTTGGGTAAAATAATTTGTATTGCAAACCAGAAGGGTGGGGTTGGAAAAACCACCCTAACTGCAAACATTGGAGCTGCTTTAACATTAGAGGGTAAGACAGTACTCTTAGTGGATTTGGATGCTCAGTGTTCTTTAACAATGTCCTTTGGGTATGACCCAAATAATTTTGATAATTCTATTGTAACTGTGCTTGATAACCCTTCTAAGGTGGGGCAAGCAATTTTTGAAACAGATGTTGAAAATCTAAGTATTCTTCCTGCATCCACTATGCTTATAACAGTAGATTCTAATCTTATAAGTAAAAGAGACAGGTATGAAAGATTGAAAAAAGCTTTAGACAAGGTTAAACCTCTATTTGACTACATTTTGATTGATTGTTCGCCAGCACTTTCTACTATAACAATTAATGCTCTTGTAGTAGCAGATTATATCCTAACTCCTGCTGAAACAAAAATTGCTTCTCATTTTAGTTTAGATGCATTTGTTTCAACGATTGAAACAATGAAAGCAGTCAGAAACCCCAATTTACAATCGTTGGGTGTGGTAGCAACAATGTATAACTGTCAGGCTAACGAGGATAAGGAAGTTTTAGCAAGTATTCAGACCAATAATGTTCTTTTAGGGGTCATTAAAAGAACAACTGCTGTATCTTCTGCTGTGAAAAAAGGACTTCCCTGTGTTTTAGTAAATAGGCGAACTGTTGTGGCTCAGGAATTTCGTACTATTACAAACAAGATTATTGAGAAAGTTGAGGGTTAAACCATGTTAAATAAAGAGGTTAAACAAAATCCTGCCCTTCTTGCTATGTTGGGGTCTGTAGAGGATGAACCTAAGAAGGAAAAAGTAGAAAAAGAAACTAAACCTAAGAAAGACCCCAAAAAGGCAAATCCAAAGGGTTATGAAAGACATAGAGGTAAGGGTGGTACAAAACCTATGTCTTATTATATTCCTGACGACCTTATTAAACTGTTGAATATAAAGGCAGCCAAAGAGGATAAGACAAAATCAGAAATTGTCGTGGAAGCCCTCAGAAAGGTTCTAAAGGATGAATTAAAAGAGAGTAAGAAGGAGGATGCAACAGCATGAAATTTTTAGATTTCAGCAATTATGGTAATACAAGAAAAAAATATCTGCAGGAACAGATACAGCAAGAAGACCACAATCTCCTATGCTATTCCAAAAATCTACTAATGACAGAGTCTAAGGTTGGTTACAGCAATGAGTGGGGCAACACTAAGGAGAGGGTTGCATTAGTTCAACAAATGTTGAATGAGATTCCTGATTCTCAGGGTATCTCGACATATGTAGGTCGTATATTTTGTTGGTTCAAAACTGATGAGGGTAAGTATTTGGTCAAGTTGGAGGTTTCAAGTCCTATCAAGTCTTTGAAACCTGACTCTATCTATCATATCTTTTTTATCACAGAGGAACTTTACAATATTTGGGTTTCCAAGTATGAGTCAGAGTTTCAGAAAAGATTGAAAGAAGACCAACCCGATATTTTGAGGGTAAAGGTTAAACAGACAACAATTTATGAAATGAGTTGGATAGAAGATTGGTATGAGGAGGTTTAAAATATGGACAAACAAGATTATATAGATAGTATCTATAACAATATTATAGGACCAGACGACACCTTTGAATTTGGGTGTAAACAATGTGGAAATTGTTGTAGAACCAGAGCAGACCCAATTATGCTTACGGGTTATGACCTGTTCAACATTGCAAAAGCAACTAACTTAACTCTGATTGAAGCAATGGTAAAATACACTGAATGTATTTCAGGTGCAGATTCAAGGCTGCCAGTTGTAATTTTAACAGAAAGACTTGATGGTAGTTGTAAACTTCTTAGAAAAGGAAAATGTATGATTCAGCAAGATAAGCCTTTAGTTTGTAGACTCTATCCTTTGGGAAGGTTGTTTGATGGTAAGCAGTACTCTTACTTCACACAAGATGCTTGTAAGGGTGAGGGTCAGAAAATTAAGCTGAAGGATTGGTTGAATGAATTTAATATTCTTGATTATGATGAAGCAAGCATTCTATGGGGCAAGCTGGTTTATGGTGCAGCCTTGTATATGCAAAAACTTCTCAAAGAAAACTCTGAAAAGGTAGAAGCTTTTCAAAAATCTTGTCTTTATGCTTTTTACTGCTCACATGATTTAGACCTTTCAATCGAGGAAAATTTGAAAAGAAGTATAAGCTATTTACAAGAAAAATATGAAGGGTTCAAAATAGAGTAATTCTAATACATATACTACAACAGGAGGGGTCATCCCCTCCTTTGTCATGTAATAAGATAATTTCTAAAAACTTTTTTCTATTGTAATATCAAAGCAAAAACGTATCACCCTGCAGTTATATAAAATAATGGGCATAAAAATAGACACCCTTACAGTATATAATTAGAAGGGTAAATAATAAAAAAGTTGTACAAAGTAACATTGGTAGTAATAATACAATAAGAATAAAGATAAAAGAAGAAATAATCCTTGTTGTGATGTTCTTTGCAGTTTGTTTATCAGTATGTTTGATTGCTGTAATGAAGTTTTGGGTTTAATATATATTAGGCTTGAAATTAGTGTTTTGATTGTTCGAGAGTTATATTTGTTGTTATTAAGAATTATATTTAGGTTGTTTGAGTAGTTGTATAGAAACCCAAATTGCACAAACAATTTGTAGAGCTAGGACACTTTGTAATAATCCCAACAATTAATAAATCAAGTTCAAGATAGGGGGATGCTCCGCGGAGCATCCCCCTATCTAATGTTAAAATGGTTAGTTAGGTTGATTTGATACATTATATGTATCAAAGGTCAATAAATCTGAGATAGAGAACGATACTATAATTCGTAGAGTTTTCAATCAAATCTAAGTCTATCCTAAGTCTGTTGAAATACTTTACCATTTGTCCAAACCCACTAACTTGAATTATCATTTTTTCAAGGTAAGGTTTTTCTGAGCAACCAAACCCTTCAAAAGTAAGATTACTAGATTTTTGAGGTAAGGTTTTTCTGAACCTCAAAAATCATAAAGGTAAGGTGCTTGATAATTAATATTTTTTAAAATATTATAGCAATTCAAAACATTGTCATTACGTTATCTAAAACAGTTGAACACACAGTTGTAATTCATCGTTTGACTTTAAACAAGGTGTCTTCAACATAAATTTTAGCAACTTATAGTATATAATTAAGGAGCAGTATAATTTATCGTAATTTGTGTTTCCACTATTCAATACAAAAGGGTATAGAGAATAGAAAGCAGTTATAAAAGTTTGAAAGAGAATCAGATAAATAAAGTCCTCATATCAAGGGTATTGAAAGAAAAGGGTATTAGATAATAGTAAGGGTAAATCTGTATAAACCAACTCAGCATTTATATTTCAATTAATTCCGTATGAGGGTGTGCTGCCGGCAGCACACCCTCATACTCAATATAGGTTGGTAAGGTTGATAAATTGGTAAAGGTCAGTAGGGTTGTTAAGGGTAGAGTGGTTTAAGTCAGTGGAGCTCGTAGAGCATACCAATCAAGTCAAGCAGATAATCAAGGGTAAAGTCGTAGAGTAGATTAACCTTCAAGGGTATAATAGATTGAGTAATATGGTTTGTCTGTGGTTTGTAAATTTACCAGTAAAACAATCAAAGGGTATAGCAGCACTTCCCTACTCAACCTTTTTATTCTACCCGTAAAGGGATGACACCCGGGTGTCATCCCTTTACTCTAAGCTAGGTAAATTTATCTGAATAAGTATATAAGGGTATTTTAGAGAGAGGACATTACATCAATCAATATCAAGGGTATATGGGCCTTAGTACAAGGGTAATTCAAAGCACTTTAATGAGCAACCATTCAACCTCACATTTTATATTATTCTTATCCTATCTTCATCCGTAAGGGGTTAGGCGTCATGACGCCTAACCCCTTACTTAAAGTTTGTTGAAAATCGTAGAGTTAATGTTGAAATTAATAAATTTAGGATTACAGAAAAGTCCTTCAAATTAGGTCCAAACTATCAAAGTGTATTTAAACCTTACAGTTTCAACATTATCCCTTCTTTTATCTTTCTCAAATTACTTATTCTTTATCTACAAGGAATACAGGGTATACCTCGTAAATATTTTGAGATTTTTTTAATCTAATTTCTCTCAAATCATAGTTCAATAATCAGAAACAATTAAGATGGTCTTAAAAGAAAAATATTTTAGTCCATCTTTTACTTACACATGACTCACAATTATAAATCACATATTTTAAAAGGGTATGGGACATGACAGTCTTTTTTAAGGGACCTCGTTTTATATTAAGTAAATCAAAAAAATATAGGAAAGAGGTCATAGTATGTATCAGTATAAAGTAAAGGGTATAGAGAAAAAGGGTAAAAGAAATATTTATAGCATGGAGAATATCATAACTAAAGAACAATTTACAACAACAACGAGTGGATTGGCTATTCTGATATCAAATGGTTCTGTAACAAATGCAGTAGTAAAGGGTAATAAGATAGAGGAAGTCGTAGATGTATTGAAAGCTTTAGATTCTATTTATTTAAGAGCAGATAATTGTAAGATAGAGAACAAGGGTAATAATTTTAAGGTTTATGATTTTAATAACAGAGATATGACCCATGAGATTTACAAATTTATTTGTAGATTAGAAGGTATTAGTATAAAAGAGGCTATTTATATAAAGGGTATTGATACTGTAAGTCAGTTTGTAAATGTTTTAAATCAGTTAGCTTTTAATTGTCAGTTGGTATTCCCACGTTATCAAGCAGGGATGTTAGTCAATTCGTTCACAGAGATATAAGATTAAGGGGTACTACTCCCAAACATAATGAAAGAACCTGCTAAATTAGCAGGTTCTTTCATTATAGGTACGTATTAGTCTGTATAAGGCTGAGTGGTGTCTATAACAACCGTGCTGTTTTTAGCATTCCATGTAACACTAAAATTAAAGGTCTGTCCTAAATCCCTTAGTTTGAAGTAATTGTTTCCATTGATATTGTAAGCAGTAAGGGATACTTCTACACCGTCTTTATAAACTGTAGAGGTGCTAAGGGTGGAGTTCTTAGATAAACCGTCCCCAGGGGTAAGCTCTCCACCTGTGGTCTCGTATGCTGTACCACTCAAAAGGTTAATCGCATTCTTTGAACCATCCCAAGTTACA
Proteins encoded in this window:
- a CDS encoding ParA family protein produces the protein MGKIICIANQKGGVGKTTLTANIGAALTLEGKTVLLVDLDAQCSLTMSFGYDPNNFDNSIVTVLDNPSKVGQAIFETDVENLSILPASTMLITVDSNLISKRDRYERLKKALDKVKPLFDYILIDCSPALSTITINALVVADYILTPAETKIASHFSLDAFVSTIETMKAVRNPNLQSLGVVATMYNCQANEDKEVLASIQTNNVLLGVIKRTTAVSSAVKKGLPCVLVNRRTVVAQEFRTITNKIIEKVEG
- a CDS encoding YkgJ family cysteine cluster protein; the encoded protein is MDKQDYIDSIYNNIIGPDDTFEFGCKQCGNCCRTRADPIMLTGYDLFNIAKATNLTLIEAMVKYTECISGADSRLPVVILTERLDGSCKLLRKGKCMIQQDKPLVCRLYPLGRLFDGKQYSYFTQDACKGEGQKIKLKDWLNEFNILDYDEASILWGKLVYGAALYMQKLLKENSEKVEAFQKSCLYAFYCSHDLDLSIEENLKRSISYLQEKYEGFKIE